The Aureispira anguillae genome contains a region encoding:
- the hemA gene encoding glutamyl-tRNA reductase, translating to MDTLSSYKILTITHKSTTLKSIGNFVLPDLDSEHSLQQKLQTIQEALGLDELLYLATCNRVLFFFTTAQPLNDRFLTQFESVVYPDLPETISLKGAASTYSGNSAITHLLEVASSVDSLVIGEREILRQLREAYERCFKVGSTGDSIRMAMQLAVEVAKKVYSTTRIGQKAVSVVSLAIRQLLAKNPPRDARVLIVGAGQTNTLVGKFLAKYGFQNCVVFNRSLGNAQTLATMLGGAPYALSDLPTYKGGFDILIACTGSTNAIITPDLYQTLLQGDTGEKILIDLSIPNNIDTSIAETYNTTYIEIDGLKELVNENLAFREKEVTNVQAIINERVGEFKKIYKGRQVEIALREVPTQIKAIRQHALTSVFKNEVSSLDDDVQELIDRMMAYMEKRCIAIPIQVAKEHLAGVVSSKKI from the coding sequence ATGGACACACTTAGTAGTTATAAAATATTAACCATCACCCACAAGAGTACTACACTCAAGAGCATCGGTAATTTTGTATTACCAGATTTAGATAGTGAACATTCCCTTCAACAAAAATTACAGACGATCCAAGAGGCTCTTGGGTTGGATGAGCTATTGTATTTAGCTACCTGTAATCGAGTTTTGTTTTTCTTTACTACTGCCCAACCTCTAAACGATCGATTCCTAACGCAATTTGAATCTGTGGTCTATCCTGACTTGCCAGAAACAATTAGCTTAAAGGGAGCGGCGAGCACCTATTCTGGTAATTCTGCCATCACACATCTATTGGAAGTTGCTTCTTCTGTAGATTCTTTGGTGATTGGAGAACGAGAAATTTTGAGACAATTGAGAGAAGCCTATGAACGTTGTTTTAAGGTGGGCTCAACTGGAGATTCTATCCGAATGGCCATGCAATTGGCAGTAGAAGTGGCTAAAAAGGTTTATTCTACTACTAGAATTGGTCAAAAAGCAGTTTCTGTTGTCTCATTGGCGATTCGACAGCTATTGGCAAAAAATCCACCTAGAGATGCTCGTGTTCTTATAGTAGGAGCAGGGCAAACCAATACATTGGTTGGGAAGTTCTTAGCAAAATATGGATTTCAAAACTGTGTGGTATTCAATCGTTCTTTAGGAAATGCTCAAACATTAGCAACCATGTTGGGGGGAGCGCCTTATGCACTCAGTGATTTACCGACCTATAAAGGGGGATTTGATATTCTTATTGCGTGCACTGGTTCTACCAATGCTATTATCACACCTGACCTGTACCAAACGTTATTACAAGGAGATACTGGTGAAAAAATACTAATTGACTTATCTATTCCTAATAATATAGATACCAGCATAGCCGAAACATATAACACTACCTATATTGAAATAGATGGCTTAAAAGAGTTGGTAAATGAGAATCTTGCTTTTAGAGAAAAAGAAGTTACCAATGTACAGGCGATTATCAATGAACGAGTTGGAGAGTTTAAGAAAATTTACAAAGGAAGACAGGTAGAAATTGCATTAAGAGAAGTTCCTACTCAAATTAAAGCCATTCGTCAACATGCACTTACTTCTGTGTTTAAAAATGAAGTTTCTTCTTTGGATGATGATGTGCAAGAATTGATTGATCGGATGATGGCTTATATGGAGAAACGCTGTATTGCTATTCCTATTCAAGTGGCTAAGGAACACCTAGCTGGTGTGGTTTCTTCTAAAAAGATTTAA
- a CDS encoding T9SS type A sorting domain-containing protein, which yields MKNNKLFVLSFFILAFALFSSVQAQNTGATPCDAINLYPAAIGNCNNTCGQQLCGQYQCETAACGNNTMPGTATIDGSCTPDNDIGQACTWLEVTATAADLVVENQTNYSGQGAGNIERKDYTLFSGSCGSLTEVDCQANVAINNSVTFSGLTVGQTYFIQVTRSQVSINTGCPSCNSASSCIQSSVPHTASNSSCATATTLLSSSTINSTNANATANNNSVCQSPSLGSVENNVWYEWCSGPSWLAGDTAFVHIFNQTCNNSQGLQMSVYDATTTCAAITSGTASSQICENPGTTTDYSYYWIANPNECFFLTLDGFAGTACNFDIQVSAYNTVILLKNELIHFAAENLNKSVVLNWEIKTNSSTSTFSIERSSDAIHFNKLGTVEPGLHQQMYHFTDQTPLPAVSYYRLKMIAYDGTISYSKIVAINRKDLAIHDKFYIHNVYPQPFNDMLNIDFEVATSSAVNLKIVNTFGQVIIEKRYPVVPSSYQSIALDLKDIEAGIYTLILEDKNLKIARMERVVKQ from the coding sequence ATGAAAAATAATAAATTATTTGTTTTGAGCTTTTTTATACTTGCATTTGCTTTATTTTCTAGTGTTCAAGCTCAAAATACTGGCGCAACTCCTTGCGATGCTATCAATTTATACCCAGCTGCCATTGGTAACTGTAACAATACTTGTGGGCAACAACTTTGCGGGCAATATCAATGCGAAACTGCTGCCTGTGGCAATAATACGATGCCTGGCACAGCAACAATAGATGGATCTTGTACCCCCGATAACGACATTGGACAAGCTTGTACATGGCTAGAGGTTACTGCTACGGCTGCCGATTTGGTAGTAGAAAACCAGACCAATTATAGTGGTCAAGGAGCAGGAAATATTGAAAGAAAAGACTATACATTATTTTCAGGTTCCTGCGGCAGCTTAACAGAAGTAGATTGTCAAGCTAATGTAGCAATAAATAATAGTGTTACATTTTCAGGGTTAACGGTAGGGCAAACATACTTTATTCAGGTTACTCGTTCTCAAGTTTCGATTAATACAGGTTGTCCATCTTGTAATTCCGCTTCGTCTTGTATTCAAAGTTCTGTTCCCCATACAGCCTCCAATAGTAGTTGTGCTACGGCAACAACGCTTCTTAGTAGTTCTACGATCAATAGTACGAATGCCAATGCAACAGCCAATAATAATTCGGTTTGTCAAAGTCCTTCTTTGGGATCAGTAGAAAATAATGTTTGGTATGAATGGTGCTCTGGTCCTTCTTGGCTTGCTGGTGATACTGCTTTTGTACATATATTTAATCAGACTTGCAACAATTCTCAAGGGTTACAAATGTCTGTCTATGATGCCACTACAACTTGTGCAGCAATAACAAGCGGGACTGCCTCTTCTCAAATTTGTGAAAACCCTGGTACAACAACGGATTATAGCTACTATTGGATTGCCAACCCTAATGAATGTTTTTTCTTAACTCTTGATGGTTTTGCTGGAACAGCCTGCAACTTTGACATCCAAGTAAGCGCATATAATACCGTTATCTTATTAAAAAATGAACTCATTCATTTTGCCGCAGAAAACCTTAATAAGTCTGTTGTATTAAACTGGGAAATAAAAACCAATAGCAGCACCAGTACCTTTTCCATAGAGCGAAGTAGCGATGCCATTCATTTTAATAAGCTTGGTACAGTAGAACCAGGACTTCATCAACAAATGTATCATTTTACGGATCAAACACCACTACCAGCCGTATCTTATTATCGTTTGAAAATGATTGCCTATGATGGTACTATTTCTTATTCTAAAATAGTGGCTATCAACCGCAAAGATTTAGCTATTCATGATAAATTTTACATCCATAATGTTTATCCTCAACCTTTTAATGATATGCTAAACATTGATTTTGAAGTAGCCACCTCTAGTGCTGTTAATTTAAAAATAGTTAATACATTTGGGCAGGTTATTATAGAAAAAAGGTACCCTGTTGTTCCTTCTTCCTATCAATCCATCGCACTTGACTTAAAAGACATTGAAGCTGGAATTTATACTCTCATTTTAGAAGATAAAAACTTAAAAATAGCCAGAATGGAGCGTGTTGTCAAACAATAG